Proteins from a genomic interval of Corallococcus macrosporus:
- a CDS encoding alpha/beta hydrolase family protein, with protein MARTTPHRIPCADGFELHSTLHTPDGPVRGVVLMHPATAMSASMYFAFAARLTDDGFAVVTYNYRGVHPSGVAKRTRAGFLTWADQDVDAVTRWAAERYPRLPLLAVGHSFGGHAIGLSASSQRLTAAVMVASQAGSMRFIRSFRERMLVALYLKFIGPLCARFLGYMPYARLGMGEDVPAQATLQWSRWASMPRFYFDDPHVDAAARLGRPHMPVLAIGLDDDPWAPPEAIDLVCEHLTGCTVERRQFSPADSAGQGICHLGFFREHHAATLWPTVIDWLRRHAPERVD; from the coding sequence ATGGCACGCACGACTCCGCACCGCATCCCCTGCGCGGATGGCTTCGAGTTGCATTCCACGCTGCACACCCCCGACGGCCCCGTGCGGGGCGTGGTGCTGATGCACCCCGCGACCGCCATGTCCGCGAGCATGTATTTCGCGTTCGCCGCTCGGCTGACGGACGACGGCTTCGCGGTGGTGACGTACAACTACCGGGGCGTGCACCCGTCCGGCGTGGCGAAGCGGACGCGGGCCGGGTTCCTCACCTGGGCGGACCAGGACGTGGACGCGGTGACCCGCTGGGCGGCGGAGCGCTACCCGAGGCTGCCGTTGCTGGCGGTGGGACACAGCTTCGGGGGCCACGCCATCGGGTTGAGCGCGAGCAGCCAGCGCCTCACCGCGGCGGTGATGGTGGCGTCCCAGGCCGGGAGCATGCGGTTCATCCGGTCCTTTCGGGAGCGGATGCTGGTCGCGCTGTACCTGAAGTTCATCGGGCCGCTGTGCGCCCGGTTCCTGGGCTACATGCCCTATGCGCGGCTGGGGATGGGCGAGGACGTGCCCGCGCAAGCGACGCTGCAGTGGAGCCGCTGGGCGTCGATGCCCCGCTTCTACTTCGACGACCCGCACGTGGACGCCGCGGCCCGCTTGGGCCGGCCCCACATGCCGGTGCTGGCCATCGGCCTGGATGACGACCCCTGGGCGCCGCCCGAGGCCATCGACCTGGTCTGCGAGCACCTCACCGGCTGCACCGTGGAGCGCCGGCAGTTCTCCCCCGCGGACAGTGCCGGCCAGGGCATCTGCCACCTGGGCTTCTTCCGCGAACACCACGCCGCCACGCTCTGGCCGACAGTGATTGACTGGCTGCGCCGCCATGCTCCGGAGCGAGTGGACTGA
- a CDS encoding flavin-containing monooxygenase: MPLPSAEAPSHVDVLIIGAGLSGIGAAYHLQERCPTLSYAILEGRGAMGGTWDLFRYPGVRSDSDMYTLGYRFRPWHGGKAIADGPSIKQYIEETAAEYGIDQRIRYHHRVTRAEWSSAHARWTVDVEVGPERVPHRMTCGFLYTCTGYYDYANGYTPTWPGTERFGGRIVHPQHWPEDLDYSGKRVVVIGSGATAVTLVPAMAGRAAHVTMLQRSPTYIADQPSQDGLARALGHVLPRGAAYAVSRWKNVLRGMFLYNLARSRPGLMKWLLRLGVRKALGKAFDVDTHFAPRYNPWDERLCVAPDGDLFRALREGHASVVTDHIESFTETGLQLRSGKHLDADVVVTATGLNVKILSGLTLVVDGAPVQMSRTLAYKGMMFSDVPNLVAAFGYTNASWTLKCDLVAEYTCRLLNHMKQHGYARCVPRVRDPGMTPEPVLDFSSGYVQRALDSLPRQGTRAPWRLYQNYVRDLLMMRYGRVDDDAMEFRGQALLPEGSAGTGAEVARG; the protein is encoded by the coding sequence ATGCCCCTGCCCTCCGCTGAAGCGCCCTCGCACGTGGATGTGTTGATCATCGGCGCGGGGCTGTCGGGCATCGGCGCCGCGTATCACCTGCAGGAGCGCTGCCCCACCCTGAGCTACGCCATCCTGGAGGGGCGCGGGGCCATGGGGGGCACGTGGGACCTGTTCCGCTATCCGGGCGTCCGCTCGGACTCGGACATGTACACGCTCGGATACCGGTTCCGGCCGTGGCATGGCGGCAAGGCCATCGCGGATGGGCCGTCCATCAAGCAGTACATCGAGGAGACCGCGGCGGAGTACGGCATCGACCAGCGGATCCGCTATCACCACCGGGTGACGCGCGCCGAGTGGTCCTCCGCGCACGCGCGCTGGACCGTGGACGTGGAGGTCGGGCCCGAGCGCGTCCCCCACCGGATGACGTGTGGCTTCCTCTACACCTGCACCGGCTACTACGACTACGCGAACGGCTACACGCCCACGTGGCCCGGCACGGAGCGCTTCGGGGGCCGCATCGTGCACCCGCAGCACTGGCCCGAGGACCTGGACTACAGCGGCAAGCGCGTGGTCGTCATCGGCAGTGGCGCGACGGCGGTGACGCTGGTGCCCGCGATGGCCGGCCGCGCCGCGCACGTCACCATGTTGCAGCGCTCGCCCACGTACATCGCGGATCAGCCGTCGCAGGACGGCCTGGCCCGGGCGCTGGGGCACGTGCTCCCCCGGGGCGCGGCGTACGCGGTTTCGCGCTGGAAGAACGTGCTCCGCGGCATGTTCCTCTACAACCTCGCGCGCAGCCGGCCGGGCCTCATGAAGTGGCTCCTGCGCCTGGGCGTGCGCAAGGCGCTCGGCAAGGCGTTCGACGTCGATACGCACTTCGCGCCCCGCTACAACCCCTGGGACGAGCGGCTGTGCGTCGCGCCGGACGGAGACCTCTTCCGCGCCCTTCGCGAGGGACACGCCTCCGTGGTGACGGACCACATCGAGTCCTTCACGGAGACCGGCCTCCAGCTGCGCTCGGGCAAGCACCTGGACGCGGACGTCGTGGTCACCGCGACGGGGCTGAACGTGAAGATTCTCAGCGGCCTCACGCTGGTGGTGGACGGCGCGCCCGTCCAGATGTCACGGACGCTGGCGTACAAGGGAATGATGTTCAGCGACGTGCCCAACCTCGTCGCGGCCTTCGGGTACACCAACGCGTCGTGGACGCTGAAGTGCGACCTGGTGGCGGAGTACACCTGCCGGCTGCTCAACCACATGAAGCAGCACGGCTACGCGCGATGCGTGCCCCGCGTGCGCGACCCGGGAATGACGCCGGAGCCGGTGCTCGACTTCAGCTCCGGGTACGTGCAGCGCGCGCTGGACTCGCTGCCGCGTCAGGGCACGCGTGCGCCGTGGCGCCTGTACCAGAACTATGTGCGGGACCTGCTGATGATGCGCTACGGCCGCGTGGACGACGACGCCATGGAGTTCCGCGGGCAGGCGCTTCTTCCGGAAGGGAGCGCCGGCACCGGCGCGGAGGTGGCACGTGGCTGA
- a CDS encoding TetR/AcrR family transcriptional regulator produces MTAPSEQAGEGPRERLVAGLAKAILEVGYARVTLADIVRHAHVSKRTFYEHFEDKDACLLALYEAQSARLLAEIQAAIQHAPPGEMRASIGAAVYLASLQSRPGLVRTLLVEILHVGPKGFELRRQVMRRFAELMRREFEAAGTGDTLSPALAMALVGGINELILEAVEEDRVDRLSELAGPVAAFVRGLLEARPRAK; encoded by the coding sequence ATGACCGCCCCATCCGAACAGGCAGGCGAAGGCCCGAGGGAGCGGCTTGTCGCGGGCCTGGCGAAGGCCATCCTGGAGGTGGGCTACGCCCGGGTGACGCTCGCGGACATCGTGCGGCACGCGCACGTGTCGAAGCGCACGTTCTACGAGCACTTCGAGGACAAGGACGCGTGCCTGCTGGCGCTCTACGAGGCGCAGAGCGCGCGGCTGCTGGCGGAGATCCAGGCGGCCATCCAGCACGCGCCGCCCGGAGAGATGCGGGCCAGCATCGGCGCGGCGGTCTACCTCGCGAGCCTCCAGAGCCGGCCGGGGCTCGTGCGGACGCTGCTCGTGGAGATATTGCACGTCGGCCCGAAGGGCTTCGAGCTGCGCCGCCAGGTGATGCGGCGCTTCGCGGAGCTGATGCGGCGGGAGTTCGAGGCGGCGGGCACGGGGGACACGCTGTCACCCGCGCTGGCCATGGCGCTCGTCGGCGGCATCAACGAGCTCATCCTGGAGGCGGTGGAGGAGGACCGTGTGGACCGGCTCTCGGAGCTGGCCGGTCCGGTGGCGGCGTTCGTGCGGGGACTGCTGGAGGCGCGGCCGCGTGCGAAGTGA
- the mutS gene encoding DNA mismatch repair protein MutS, whose translation MAVTQQTKTGKAADVVLPDEDTTPEVGTGEAPAGAREIASLTPMMRQYLEVKALHPDTVLFFRLGDFYEMFFEDAVKASELLQITLTARAKGADKIPMCGVPYHSSRRYIAKLVEHGLKVAICEQVTEPGAGPGIVQREVTRVITPGMVLDDEVLEPQASNFLAAVCWGEAGFGAALLEASTGEFYTFEAQGLSELVEGLSRVEPRELLVPQGMRDAPEVAQVCQRLSRVPAVAEAEGAAFEHTRASAFLRSHFNVQSLSAFGLDGSPLATGAAGAALRYLKDTQKTPAAHVDRLSRQERAGCLVMDESSRGNLEVLKSLRDGGRKGSLLGVLDRTATGLGARKLARWLSAPLCSLPEIEARLDAVEELSGKSVWREELVATLKEVGDLERLCGRLSLGAGNARDLRALGLSLSQLPRLGAALARCDSALLKSLAGPLGALPQLADLLMRAVQDEPPVIIREGGFIRPGFHAELDDLVALSTSGKDYLLKLEQREKDRTGISSLKIRYNKVFGYYLEVTKANLHAVPKDYIRKQTTVGAERFVTEELKEYEEKVLTAEERRVVLELQLFEELRTKVIASAPGIRSAAEAVATADALVSFARCAAEYGYTRPQVDAGEGLTITGGRHPVVERMLGSGESFVPNDVRLDPEDAQLLVITGPNMAGKSTVMRQVALTALMAQAGSFVPAKAARIGLCDRIFTRVGAADNLARGQSTFMVEMTETSHILHHATRKSLVILDEIGRGTSTFDGLSIAWAVAEHIHDKVGARALFATHYHELVDLARERPRVKNLCIAVKEQGGKVIFLRKLVPGGASRSYGIEVAKLAGLPPEVVSRARELLQNLESGELDDAGRPRVAVRSTKRAAANAGQLGLFGGPAPAPAAVAAPPMPPAHAEVLETLRAASIDRMTPLDALNLLAKLKQELGSA comes from the coding sequence ATGGCGGTGACGCAGCAGACGAAGACAGGCAAGGCGGCGGATGTCGTGCTGCCCGACGAGGACACGACTCCGGAAGTCGGAACGGGTGAGGCGCCCGCGGGTGCGCGGGAGATCGCCTCCCTGACGCCGATGATGCGCCAGTACCTGGAGGTGAAGGCGCTCCATCCGGACACGGTGCTCTTCTTCCGGCTGGGTGACTTCTACGAGATGTTCTTCGAGGACGCGGTGAAGGCCTCGGAGCTCCTGCAGATCACCCTCACGGCCCGGGCCAAGGGCGCGGACAAGATTCCCATGTGCGGGGTGCCGTACCACTCCTCGCGCCGGTACATCGCGAAGCTGGTGGAGCACGGCCTGAAGGTCGCCATCTGCGAACAGGTGACGGAGCCGGGCGCGGGGCCGGGCATCGTGCAGCGCGAGGTGACGCGGGTCATCACCCCCGGCATGGTGCTGGACGACGAGGTGCTGGAGCCGCAGGCCAGCAACTTCCTCGCGGCCGTGTGCTGGGGCGAGGCGGGCTTCGGCGCGGCGCTGCTGGAGGCGTCCACCGGCGAGTTCTACACCTTCGAGGCGCAAGGCCTGTCGGAGCTGGTGGAGGGCCTGTCGCGCGTGGAGCCGCGCGAGCTGCTGGTGCCGCAGGGCATGCGCGACGCGCCGGAGGTGGCGCAGGTGTGCCAGCGGCTGTCGCGCGTGCCGGCCGTGGCGGAGGCGGAAGGCGCGGCCTTCGAGCACACCCGGGCCTCCGCGTTCCTGCGCTCGCACTTCAACGTGCAGTCGCTGTCCGCGTTCGGGCTGGACGGCTCGCCGCTGGCCACCGGGGCGGCCGGGGCGGCGCTGCGCTACCTCAAGGACACGCAGAAGACGCCCGCGGCGCACGTGGACCGGCTGTCGCGCCAGGAGCGCGCGGGCTGCCTGGTGATGGACGAGTCCTCGCGGGGCAACCTGGAGGTGCTCAAGAGCCTGCGCGACGGCGGGCGCAAGGGCTCGCTCCTGGGTGTGCTGGACCGCACGGCCACGGGCCTGGGCGCGCGGAAGCTGGCGCGCTGGCTGTCCGCGCCGCTGTGCTCGCTGCCAGAGATTGAAGCGCGGCTGGACGCGGTGGAGGAGCTGTCCGGCAAGAGCGTGTGGCGCGAGGAGCTGGTGGCCACGCTCAAGGAGGTCGGCGACCTGGAGCGGCTGTGCGGCCGGCTGTCGCTGGGCGCGGGCAACGCGAGGGACTTGCGCGCGCTGGGGCTGTCCCTGTCGCAGCTGCCCAGGCTGGGCGCGGCGCTCGCGCGGTGTGACTCGGCGCTGCTCAAGTCGCTGGCGGGGCCGCTGGGCGCGCTGCCCCAACTGGCGGACCTGCTGATGCGCGCGGTGCAGGACGAGCCGCCGGTGATCATCCGCGAGGGCGGCTTCATCCGGCCGGGCTTCCACGCGGAGCTGGACGACCTGGTGGCGCTGTCCACGTCCGGCAAGGACTACCTGCTCAAGCTGGAGCAGCGGGAGAAGGACCGCACGGGCATCTCCTCGCTGAAGATCCGCTACAACAAGGTCTTCGGCTACTACCTGGAGGTGACGAAGGCGAACCTCCACGCGGTGCCCAAGGACTACATCCGCAAGCAGACCACGGTGGGCGCGGAGCGCTTCGTCACCGAGGAGCTGAAGGAGTACGAGGAGAAGGTCCTCACCGCGGAGGAGCGCCGCGTGGTGCTGGAGCTCCAGCTGTTCGAGGAGCTGCGCACGAAGGTGATTGCCTCCGCGCCGGGCATCCGCTCCGCGGCGGAGGCGGTGGCCACGGCGGACGCGCTGGTGTCCTTCGCGCGGTGCGCGGCGGAGTACGGCTACACGCGGCCGCAGGTGGACGCAGGGGAGGGGCTGACCATCACCGGCGGCCGGCACCCGGTGGTGGAGCGGATGCTGGGCTCGGGCGAGTCCTTCGTCCCCAACGACGTGCGGTTGGATCCGGAGGACGCGCAGCTGTTGGTCATCACCGGCCCGAACATGGCGGGCAAGAGCACGGTGATGCGGCAGGTGGCGCTGACGGCGCTGATGGCGCAGGCGGGCTCGTTCGTGCCGGCGAAGGCGGCGCGCATCGGCCTGTGCGACCGCATCTTCACGCGCGTGGGCGCGGCGGACAACCTGGCGCGCGGGCAGTCCACGTTCATGGTGGAGATGACGGAGACCAGCCACATCCTCCATCACGCCACGAGGAAGAGCCTGGTCATCCTGGATGAGATTGGCCGTGGCACGTCCACGTTCGACGGCCTCTCCATCGCGTGGGCGGTGGCGGAGCACATCCACGACAAGGTGGGCGCGCGGGCCCTCTTCGCCACGCACTACCACGAGCTGGTGGACCTGGCGCGCGAGCGGCCCCGGGTGAAGAACCTGTGCATCGCGGTGAAGGAGCAGGGCGGCAAGGTCATCTTCCTGCGCAAGCTGGTGCCCGGCGGGGCCAGCCGCTCCTACGGCATCGAGGTCGCGAAGCTCGCGGGCCTCCCGCCGGAGGTGGTGTCGCGCGCCCGCGAGCTGCTCCAGAACCTGGAGTCCGGTGAGCTGGACGACGCGGGCCGCCCCCGCGTGGCGGTGCGCTCCACGAAGCGCGCGGCGGCGAACGCGGGACAGCTGGGCCTGTTCGGAGGCCCGGCGCCCGCCCCGGCCGCCGTGGCCGCGCCGCCCATGCCTCCGGCGCACGCGGAAGTCCTGGAGACGCTTCGCGCCGCAAGCATCGACCGGATGACCCCGCTGGACGCGCTCAACCTGCTGGCGAAGTTGAAACAGGAGCTGGGCTCGGCCTGA
- the nhaA gene encoding Na+/H+ antiporter NhaA → MATAPKTNRPPVPALFKVALAPVQAFFRLEASSGILLALCAVAALAWANSPWGASYSAVFDAPLRLEIVGHGGHFTFRELINDGLMTLFFFVVGMEIKRELSSGELRTFSRALLPLIAALGGMVVPAGLYLAFTRGTPAQGGWAIPMATDIAFAIGCLTLVKARVGHGLVVFLTALAIFDDIGGILVIALFYGTGLHVEWLAVGAGLVAVLWGLNRFYVRNGLAYALVGGALWYAMHHGGIHATLSGVVLGLFIPALPSRPGREVLEELAAYVTALVSRPDDESARGAQLLHIEEALEDIEPPLNRFVHLWHGYVAYGIVPLFALANSGVDVSGMSLSDLLKPLPLGIIVGLFVGKQVGIFLFTFAAVKVGVSPLPAGGSVAQLHGVSVVAGIGFTVALFVGGLAFAGQPALLAEAKLGILTGSLLSAVVGYVLLRYVARPAQAALQTPS, encoded by the coding sequence ATGGCGACCGCACCCAAGACGAACCGTCCTCCCGTCCCCGCCCTGTTCAAGGTGGCACTGGCCCCCGTGCAGGCCTTCTTCCGCCTGGAGGCCAGCAGCGGCATCCTCCTGGCCCTCTGCGCGGTGGCCGCGCTCGCGTGGGCCAACTCCCCGTGGGGCGCCTCCTACAGCGCCGTGTTCGACGCGCCCCTGCGCCTGGAAATCGTGGGCCACGGCGGCCACTTCACCTTCCGCGAGCTCATCAACGACGGGCTGATGACGCTCTTCTTCTTCGTCGTGGGGATGGAGATAAAACGCGAGCTGTCCTCGGGCGAGCTGCGCACCTTCTCGCGCGCCCTGCTCCCGCTCATCGCCGCGCTGGGCGGCATGGTGGTGCCCGCGGGGCTCTACCTGGCCTTCACCCGGGGCACGCCCGCGCAGGGCGGCTGGGCCATCCCCATGGCCACGGACATCGCGTTCGCCATCGGCTGCCTCACGCTGGTGAAGGCGCGCGTGGGCCACGGGCTGGTGGTGTTCCTCACCGCGCTCGCCATCTTCGACGACATCGGCGGCATCCTCGTCATCGCGCTGTTCTACGGCACCGGCCTGCACGTCGAATGGCTCGCGGTGGGCGCGGGCCTGGTCGCGGTGCTCTGGGGGCTCAACCGCTTCTACGTGCGCAACGGCCTGGCCTACGCGCTGGTGGGTGGGGCGCTCTGGTACGCCATGCACCACGGCGGCATCCACGCGACGCTGTCCGGCGTGGTGCTGGGGCTCTTCATCCCCGCGCTGCCCAGCCGTCCCGGGCGCGAGGTGCTGGAGGAGCTGGCGGCCTACGTGACGGCACTGGTGTCCCGGCCGGACGACGAGAGCGCGCGGGGCGCGCAGTTGTTGCACATCGAGGAGGCGCTGGAGGACATCGAGCCGCCCCTCAACCGCTTCGTGCACCTGTGGCACGGGTACGTGGCCTACGGCATCGTGCCCCTGTTCGCGCTGGCCAACTCCGGCGTGGACGTGTCCGGCATGTCCCTGTCGGACCTGCTCAAGCCCCTGCCCCTGGGCATCATCGTGGGGCTCTTCGTGGGCAAGCAGGTGGGCATCTTCCTCTTCACCTTCGCGGCGGTGAAGGTGGGCGTGTCCCCGCTGCCCGCGGGCGGCAGCGTCGCGCAGCTGCACGGCGTGTCGGTGGTGGCCGGCATCGGCTTCACGGTGGCCCTCTTCGTGGGCGGGCTGGCCTTCGCCGGACAGCCGGCCCTGCTGGCCGAGGCCAAGCTGGGCATCCTGACGGGCTCGCTGCTGTCCGCCGTCGTGGGCTACGTCCTCTTGCGCTACGTGGCCCGCCCGGCCCAGGCTGCCCTCCAGACCCCGTCATGA
- a CDS encoding DUF2267 domain-containing protein yields the protein MASPVPPDTHAVPVKERDESLELQPFLDEIQGDAVMHTQGLEAREAASAVFCSLARRLSDGEDVKLFRALKGGIGAILGACSVHRGPSRAKRIGRDEFITDVADHLNIKPDQAFRVVTAVFTAVRDRIPEDEVAAVASQLPADLGDLFRRPV from the coding sequence ATGGCCTCGCCTGTTCCTCCCGACACCCACGCCGTGCCCGTCAAGGAGCGCGACGAGTCGCTCGAGCTGCAACCCTTCCTGGACGAAATCCAGGGCGACGCCGTCATGCACACCCAGGGCCTGGAGGCCCGCGAGGCCGCCAGCGCGGTGTTCTGCTCGCTCGCCCGGCGGCTGTCGGATGGCGAGGACGTGAAGCTCTTCCGGGCGCTGAAGGGCGGCATCGGCGCCATCCTGGGTGCCTGCTCGGTGCACCGGGGCCCCTCGCGCGCGAAGCGGATCGGCCGCGATGAGTTCATCACCGACGTGGCGGACCACCTGAACATCAAGCCCGACCAGGCCTTCCGCGTCGTCACCGCGGTGTTCACCGCCGTGCGAGACCGCATCCCCGAGGACGAGGTCGCCGCCGTCGCCTCACAGCTCCCCGCCGACCTGGGCGACCTCTTCCGCAGACCGGTGTGA
- a CDS encoding ABC1 kinase family protein, with product MNLQDLNRIRQIALIAARHGFGEVTERAGVWRLLGGRKEKVEVSDEARRESTARRFRLFLAELGPTFIKLGQVLSTRADLLPAEFVDELATLQDNVEAIPLEDVHAQIRDALGKEVQELFAQVDPEPLAAASIAQVHRAVTLDGEEVVIKVQRPGIAQRIDADLGVLRSLARLLEAVVEETGIYTPSGIVDEFDRAIHEELDFINEATNIRAFLENHKDRPYLKIPRVHAALSSRTVLTMEFIRGEKINPAALAEPDRKQIAQHILEASFRQLFDDGLFHGDPHPGNVLLMEGNRLALLDFGVVGRLTRPMQETLVMLCLAVALKDSDSVARILYRVGVPDARANLMGFRNDIESILGQHLPTTLGQVDARTLLRDLLDLAVKYRIRIPKEYALLSRASISTEGMLRGLYPELNILEVALPYAKELMAGRYDPTQLQGGLMRTLLRFQSMAQDLPTQLSQILLDLETGKFSVTVRAEQFDKLNENLRSVAVIAFLGLCACGFIVGAFIAFAPRPPMYGNTPVLGIVGIALAAALFGAVLTWYLFGGRFGKVSVTRFLKKRR from the coding sequence ATGAACCTCCAGGACCTCAACCGCATCCGGCAGATCGCCCTCATCGCCGCCCGTCACGGCTTCGGCGAGGTCACCGAGCGCGCGGGCGTCTGGCGCCTGCTCGGCGGGCGCAAGGAGAAGGTGGAGGTCTCCGACGAGGCCCGCCGTGAGTCCACCGCGCGCCGCTTCCGCCTCTTCCTGGCGGAGCTGGGCCCCACGTTCATCAAGCTGGGCCAGGTGCTCTCCACGCGCGCGGACCTGCTGCCCGCGGAGTTCGTGGACGAGCTGGCCACGCTCCAGGACAACGTGGAGGCCATCCCGCTGGAGGACGTCCACGCGCAGATCCGCGACGCGCTGGGCAAGGAGGTGCAGGAGCTGTTCGCCCAGGTGGATCCGGAGCCGCTGGCCGCCGCGTCCATCGCCCAGGTGCACCGCGCGGTGACGCTGGACGGGGAAGAGGTCGTCATCAAGGTCCAGCGCCCCGGCATCGCCCAGCGCATCGACGCGGACCTGGGCGTGCTGCGCTCGCTGGCGCGCCTGCTGGAGGCCGTGGTGGAGGAGACGGGCATCTACACGCCCTCCGGCATCGTGGACGAGTTCGACCGGGCCATCCACGAGGAGCTGGACTTCATCAACGAGGCCACCAACATCCGCGCGTTCCTGGAGAACCACAAGGACCGCCCGTACCTCAAGATTCCGCGCGTGCACGCGGCGCTCTCCAGCCGCACCGTGCTCACCATGGAGTTCATCCGCGGGGAGAAGATCAACCCCGCCGCGCTGGCGGAGCCGGACCGCAAGCAGATTGCCCAGCACATCCTGGAGGCCAGCTTCCGCCAGCTCTTCGACGACGGCCTCTTCCACGGCGACCCGCACCCCGGCAACGTGCTGCTCATGGAGGGCAACCGGCTGGCGCTCCTGGACTTCGGCGTGGTGGGCCGGCTCACCCGCCCCATGCAGGAGACGCTGGTGATGCTGTGCCTGGCGGTGGCGCTCAAGGACAGCGACTCCGTGGCCCGCATCCTCTACCGGGTGGGCGTGCCGGACGCGCGGGCCAACCTGATGGGCTTCCGCAACGACATCGAGTCCATCCTCGGCCAGCACCTGCCCACCACGCTGGGCCAGGTGGACGCGCGCACGCTCCTGCGCGACCTCTTGGACCTGGCGGTGAAGTACCGCATCCGCATCCCCAAGGAGTACGCGCTCTTGTCGCGCGCCTCCATCTCCACGGAAGGCATGCTGCGCGGGCTCTACCCGGAGCTGAACATCCTGGAGGTCGCGCTGCCGTACGCGAAGGAGCTGATGGCGGGCCGGTATGACCCCACGCAGCTCCAGGGCGGCCTGATGCGCACGCTCTTGCGCTTCCAGTCCATGGCGCAGGACCTGCCCACGCAGCTGTCGCAGATTTTGCTGGACCTGGAGACGGGCAAGTTCAGCGTCACGGTGCGCGCGGAGCAGTTCGACAAGCTCAACGAGAACCTGCGCAGCGTGGCCGTCATCGCCTTCCTGGGCCTGTGCGCGTGCGGCTTCATCGTGGGCGCCTTCATCGCGTTCGCGCCCCGGCCGCCCATGTACGGGAACACGCCGGTGCTGGGCATCGTGGGCATCGCGCTGGCGGCGGCCCTCTTTGGCGCGGTGCTCACCTGGTACCTGTTCGGCGGCCGCTTCGGGAAGGTCAGCGTGACCCGCTTCCTGAAGAAGCGCCGGTAG
- a CDS encoding SDR family NAD(P)-dependent oxidoreductase: protein MAERMRLQGRTAVITGAASGIGRAIAVSLSRRGCHLALADVNEAGLAETAELARAPEVRISRHRLDVSDKEAVDAFPARVTAEHPGVDLLFNNAGVALGGTFEQVSAEDFEWLFGINFWGVVRLSRAFLPLLRKSDDARLVNLSSVFGLVAPPGQVAYAASKFAVRGFSEGLRHELEGTTVGVTVVHPGGVATSIAASARVPSGATEEEVKRRRRSFQKMLRLPAEVAGETIVKGVEKREQRILVGMDAQALGLLARLFPVSYWKLLASRLRA from the coding sequence GTGGCTGAGCGCATGCGGCTTCAGGGCAGGACGGCGGTCATCACCGGCGCGGCGAGCGGCATTGGCCGGGCCATCGCGGTCTCCCTGTCCCGGCGGGGCTGTCATCTGGCGCTGGCGGACGTGAACGAGGCCGGGCTCGCGGAGACGGCGGAGCTCGCGCGAGCGCCGGAGGTGCGCATCAGCCGGCACCGGCTCGACGTGTCCGACAAGGAAGCGGTGGACGCCTTCCCGGCGCGGGTGACGGCGGAGCATCCCGGGGTGGACCTGCTCTTCAACAATGCGGGCGTCGCGCTCGGAGGCACCTTCGAACAGGTGAGCGCCGAGGACTTCGAGTGGCTGTTCGGCATCAACTTCTGGGGCGTGGTGCGCCTGAGCCGCGCCTTCCTGCCCCTCTTGCGCAAGAGCGACGACGCAAGGCTGGTGAACCTCTCCAGCGTCTTCGGCCTGGTGGCGCCACCGGGACAGGTGGCCTACGCGGCAAGCAAGTTCGCCGTCCGAGGCTTCTCCGAGGGGCTGCGCCACGAGCTGGAGGGCACCACCGTGGGCGTCACGGTGGTGCACCCGGGCGGCGTCGCGACGTCCATTGCCGCGAGCGCCCGGGTCCCCTCTGGAGCGACGGAGGAGGAAGTGAAGCGCCGCCGCAGGTCCTTCCAGAAGATGCTCCGTCTCCCAGCCGAGGTCGCGGGCGAGACCATCGTGAAGGGCGTCGAGAAGCGCGAGCAGCGGATCCTCGTCGGCATGGACGCCCAGGCGCTGGGACTGCTCGCCCGCCTCTTCCCGGTGTCGTACTGGAAGCTGCTCGCCTCGCGCCTGCGCGCGTGA
- a CDS encoding GFA family protein, producing MSQRRASCTCGQLRVECKGDPIRISMCHCFACQQRTGSVYGVQARFRRQDITAIEGRSTKFLRKGDESGNVTTFHFCPECGSTVYYESPNDPDLVAITVGTLMDPSFPAPSISVWEERSHAWAVPRGIPLEHMN from the coding sequence GTGTCCCAGCGTCGAGCGTCGTGCACCTGCGGTCAGCTCCGCGTCGAGTGCAAGGGAGACCCCATCCGGATCTCCATGTGCCACTGCTTCGCCTGTCAGCAGCGGACCGGCAGCGTGTACGGCGTGCAGGCCCGCTTCCGGCGCCAGGACATCACCGCCATCGAGGGGCGCTCCACGAAGTTCCTCCGCAAGGGCGACGAGAGCGGCAACGTCACCACCTTCCACTTCTGTCCGGAGTGCGGCTCGACGGTCTACTACGAATCCCCGAACGACCCGGACCTCGTGGCCATCACCGTGGGCACCCTCATGGACCCGTCCTTCCCCGCGCCGTCCATCTCCGTCTGGGAGGAGCGCAGCCATGCCTGGGCCGTGCCCCGGGGCATCCCCCTGGAGCACATGAACTGA